In Pseudomonadota bacterium, the genomic stretch CAGCGCCCCCACACGCGTCTCTCTCCTTTCCGCGTGCAGCGCGACGTGCGCGATCTGCGCCCCCCTCCCCACCGACCTCGCGAGTCGACTCGCCGAGCAGGTCGGTGCGTCGGCGGCGGAGATCCATCTGGTGGGTCTGCCCGCGCAGCTGCGACTCGACGCGCTGACCTCCCTGATCCGGTCGCTCAGAGACCGGCTGCCGAGTGCCTGGATCCAGGGCTTTGGGGCACCCGATCTGAACACCCTCGCCCTCCGCGAGGCGTGTGGCGCGGGCGACGTCGCCACCGCGCTGCAGCGTGCAGGTCTCGACGGTCTGCTGGGCCTGCACGAGGAGGTGTGCACCCAGCACGGTCGCCGGCTTCTGCCCGATGACCTCGACCCCTCTCCGACCGCTCTGTCGGCGGTCGAACAGGCACACGCCGCCGGGCTCACCTCCATCGCCACCCTCACCTACAGACCCGGTGACGACGCAACGTCGATCGTCGCCCGTCTCGATGCGCTTCGCGAGCGGCAGCGCGCCAGCGGAGGGTTCTCGGTGTTCACCGCGCTCCCGATCGATCTCGAAGCGGGCACCCAAGATCGCGAGACCCCCAGCGGATATGAAGACCTGCGCATCATCAGCGTGGCGCGCCTCTTCCTCGACAACATCCCCCACATCCGGGCCCCCTGGCTCGCACTGGGCCTCAAGATGGGACAGGTGGCCCTCTCGTTCGGCGCCGACGACCTCGGCTGGGCGCCGCTCGATCCACATGCGCGGGCCTACTCCCCCTCGACCTCGTTCATCAGCCTCGATGAGGGCGAGCTCGTTCGGCTGACGGCCGCCGCGCGCCGTCGAGCGACGCGCGTCGACGGCGCCTACCGAGCGTTGGCCGCCGTATGACGCTGCGCCTCGGTCTCATCGACTACGTCAACATCTTTCCCCTCACCCACCCATTGGAGGAAGAGGGGCGATGGCGCTTCGAACGCGCGACCCCAAGCACCCTGAACCGCCTCCTCGCAGATGGTGAGCTTGATGCCAGCCCTGTGTCGTCCATCGAGTACCCGCGTCATGCCGACCGCTACGTCCTGCTGCCCGACATCTCCATCTCGAGCGGCGGAGAGGTGCAGAGCGTCGTGCTCTTCAGCCGCATTCCCCTCGAGCAGCTGCACGATCAGCCGCTCGGCATATGCGCATCCACGGCGACATCGAGAGTGCTGCTGCGCATCGTGCTCGAAGACCACGTGAACGTGACCCCCCGCTACCTCGAGCACGCGACCCTCGAGGGCGCGCTCGAGGGACAGTGGCCCGCGGTGCTGCTCATCGGCGACGACGCCCTCGCCTTCCGGCGTGCAACCTTGCAGAGCCCGGCGCTGCGCGATTTCTCTCCCCACGACCTCGGCGCCCGATGGACGGCGCTCACCGGCCTGCCCATGGTGTTCGCCGTGTGGGCCGTGAGACGGGAGGTGGCCTCTTCCCCCGAGGTGGCCCGCCTCATCGATGATCTCCGCGCCTCCCGCGAACAGGGGAGCCTGCTCCCGCCGTCGCTTCTCGCGCGGGCGCAGACGCGCACCGGACTGTCGC encodes the following:
- a CDS encoding futalosine synthase; this translates as MTLRLGLIDYVNIFPLTHPLEEEGRWRFERATPSTLNRLLADGELDASPVSSIEYPRHADRYVLLPDISISSGGEVQSVVLFSRIPLEQLHDQPLGICASTATSRVLLRIVLEDHVNVTPRYLEHATLEGALEGQWPAVLLIGDDALAFRRATLQSPALRDFSPHDLGARWTALTGLPMVFAVWAVRREVASSPEVARLIDDLRASREQGSLLPPSLLARAQTRTGLSHEALIDYYRRLHFTLGPREERALLAFYARAAAKGLCPPCARIEYALTLPPSTVAPAMGAACLGGSPLGGTP